The Algoriphagus sanaruensis genome window below encodes:
- a CDS encoding hybrid sensor histidine kinase/response regulator, whose protein sequence is MFTLRILIVEDDSVSALLLQRALEKNAHQIIGIVDTGEKALEILGDNGADIVMMDINLAGELDGIKTTEIINERFDIPVVYLSASSDAETLNKVVGTNPSAYVIKPFNIRELNMVIELAIFKDRKEKELQKLNNELEEKVKQRTAELYEANKELTKALEKEREINELKSRIVLNVSHGFKTPLTSILSSAQLLQLYAEKEHPLKQKISKHAHKIEHSVRTLNNLLTSVLFFGKADENKLEFKPKKIFTAAFIKELLDTVNAGIENQVTIVPSIGEMPKTITTDPELVYQILENLLSNAVKYSKDGKKVDFKIWVESGQLHVEVADKGIGIPKAEQHKLFDRFFRAGNVGITEGSGLGLSIVKKCVEVLQGDIKFASEAGKGTTFYVSVPVK, encoded by the coding sequence ATGTTCACACTTCGTATTCTCATCGTAGAGGATGATTCGGTGTCCGCGCTGTTGCTGCAAAGGGCACTTGAGAAAAATGCACATCAAATTATAGGTATTGTTGATACCGGAGAAAAGGCGCTTGAAATTCTCGGGGACAATGGGGCGGATATTGTAATGATGGATATCAATCTTGCTGGTGAATTGGACGGGATAAAAACCACCGAGATTATCAATGAGCGATTTGACATTCCAGTCGTTTACCTGAGCGCAAGTTCTGATGCAGAAACACTCAATAAGGTAGTAGGTACTAATCCAAGTGCCTATGTAATCAAGCCTTTCAATATCCGTGAATTAAACATGGTAATTGAATTGGCCATTTTTAAAGATCGGAAAGAGAAGGAATTACAAAAGCTTAATAACGAACTTGAAGAAAAGGTGAAGCAACGCACCGCGGAGCTTTATGAGGCGAATAAGGAATTGACCAAGGCCTTGGAAAAGGAGCGAGAAATCAATGAACTTAAATCTAGAATCGTTCTCAATGTGTCTCATGGATTTAAAACGCCACTGACCTCTATCTTAAGTTCTGCTCAGCTTTTGCAGCTTTATGCTGAAAAAGAGCACCCTTTAAAACAAAAAATCTCCAAACACGCTCATAAAATTGAACACTCTGTTCGCACCCTAAACAACCTCCTGACCAGTGTGCTTTTCTTTGGTAAGGCTGATGAAAACAAACTGGAGTTTAAGCCCAAAAAGATTTTTACAGCAGCGTTTATCAAGGAGCTTCTCGATACGGTCAATGCCGGAATTGAAAATCAGGTTACCATTGTACCTTCAATCGGGGAAATGCCAAAAACCATCACTACCGACCCTGAGCTGGTGTATCAGATTTTAGAAAATCTCCTTTCAAATGCGGTGAAGTATTCAAAGGATGGCAAGAAAGTCGATTTTAAAATTTGGGTAGAAAGTGGTCAACTTCATGTCGAAGTGGCGGATAAGGGGATTGGAATTCCAAAAGCTGAGCAACACAAGTTATTCGATCGGTTTTTCCGAGCAGGAAATGTCGGGATCACCGAGGGCTCTGGTTTAGGACTTTCTATAGTCAAAAAATGCGTGGAGGTCTTGCAAGGAGATATTAAATTTGCCAGCGAGGCAGGAAAAGGCACAACTTTTTATGTGTCGGTTCCAGTTAAATAA
- a CDS encoding c-type cytochrome, which translates to MTWQKITSVLFLVLIYSCAPKSSKEDNTLAQISDPEVMKYAITGKLLYTNYCGNCHQENGEGLGKLIPPLKNSDYFKESVHRTAWIIRHGQEGKIWVNGVEYDQKMPPNPQLKPLEIAQILTYLYNIWDNSEGVISSPMVEEYLKSPPDNY; encoded by the coding sequence ATGACTTGGCAGAAAATCACGAGTGTCTTATTTCTTGTATTGATTTATTCCTGCGCCCCAAAATCGAGTAAAGAGGATAATACCCTTGCACAAATTTCTGACCCTGAGGTGATGAAATACGCAATTACGGGAAAGCTACTCTACACAAATTACTGTGGCAACTGCCACCAAGAGAATGGAGAAGGATTGGGCAAACTTATTCCTCCACTTAAAAACTCAGATTATTTCAAGGAGAGCGTGCACCGTACGGCATGGATTATCCGACACGGGCAGGAAGGAAAAATTTGGGTGAATGGAGTAGAATACGATCAAAAAATGCCTCCTAATCCACAATTAAAACCCCTTGAAATCGCCCAGATATTGACCTATCTCTACAATATCTGGGATAATTCCGAAGGTGTAATTTCTAGTCCTATGGTGGAGGAATACCTGAAATCTCCCCCAGATAATTATTGA
- a CDS encoding SCO family protein: protein MRSISIYILVLLVWASACKTSSDNHTDPIELPILGERYVDDNQDTVYHTIAPFVFVNQMGDSIRNEDVMGKVYVADFFFTTCPTICPIMKKEMLRVYEQFKTNPDFKILSHSIDPTHDTQEVLKDYAEKLGIEDASTWNFLTGDQEKIFEMGQTSYLTTAMADQQEPGGFLHSGAFLLIDQQGRIRGVYDGTKSDQVDRLLNDIPKILNK, encoded by the coding sequence ATGAGATCAATCTCGATATACATACTCGTCCTGTTAGTTTGGGCAAGTGCCTGCAAAACAAGCAGCGACAACCATACTGACCCTATTGAATTACCAATTCTTGGCGAACGATATGTGGATGACAATCAAGACACCGTCTACCATACGATTGCTCCTTTTGTTTTTGTCAATCAAATGGGAGATTCAATTCGGAATGAGGATGTAATGGGTAAGGTCTATGTAGCGGACTTTTTCTTCACAACTTGTCCCACCATCTGTCCCATCATGAAAAAAGAAATGCTCCGAGTGTATGAGCAATTCAAAACCAACCCAGATTTTAAAATTTTAAGCCATTCGATTGATCCAACCCATGATACCCAGGAGGTTTTGAAAGATTATGCTGAAAAACTAGGGATAGAAGACGCATCCACTTGGAATTTTCTCACTGGAGATCAGGAAAAAATCTTTGAAATGGGCCAAACTAGCTATTTGACCACTGCAATGGCAGACCAGCAAGAACCAGGAGGTTTTCTGCATAGTGGGGCATTTTTGCTAATTGATCAACAAGGCAGAATCCGCGGAGTATATGATGGAACCAAATCAGATCAAGTTGATCGGCTTCTAAATGATATTCCAAAAATCCTGAATAAATAA
- a CDS encoding methylmalonyl-CoA mutase family protein: protein MTQNLFSEFAPTSKSDWIQQAIKDLKGRDFDQTLTSTLWEKITLQPFYTSEDIPEKVSSKIFHPESEILGMSARNWSNAVSVYPDFSSSQILEVLQHGADALVLHLHGFEDLTQLLAGVIPEYISIFIRPIGNPIPALKQFFDWADQTGTDPEKIKGGLLWAPSDVVFDWNEPFGLGLEVLEELIEMSEPYPNFKPLTLKTSRYSEAGGDPVQAIVWSMGELIEILDSEQVSVDRLFQSILLEASIGESHFGEIARLRAFREAMSRLAATYDVQIPEEKWELIAQTAQWSKSVLDVHTNLIRQTYEAMAGVLGGANHLWLRPILEEDAGELEQRIARNVSTILKEESYLDKIMDPTAGSFYIDSLTSTLVDILKKGLKDLVGMGGWQSILEKGSIHESVRSRRQAIQQAYFDGDFSKIGVNKYPALPVLQKNYSLDYFEEKSNELNPTRASYLVELKTLEQ, encoded by the coding sequence ATGACCCAAAACTTGTTTTCAGAATTTGCTCCTACCTCCAAGTCCGATTGGATCCAGCAAGCGATTAAGGATTTGAAAGGAAGAGACTTTGATCAGACCTTAACTTCCACGCTTTGGGAGAAAATAACCCTACAGCCATTTTACACTTCAGAGGATATTCCAGAAAAGGTTTCATCTAAGATTTTTCACCCGGAATCTGAAATTCTAGGCATGTCGGCTCGAAACTGGAGCAATGCAGTCAGTGTTTATCCGGATTTTTCTTCCTCCCAAATCTTGGAAGTTCTTCAACACGGGGCAGATGCACTTGTGCTTCATTTACATGGATTTGAGGATTTAACGCAACTTCTTGCGGGGGTTATACCCGAATACATTTCGATATTTATTCGGCCTATTGGTAATCCTATTCCTGCGCTAAAGCAATTTTTTGATTGGGCGGATCAAACCGGAACAGACCCTGAAAAAATCAAAGGTGGTTTGCTTTGGGCTCCCTCCGATGTAGTCTTTGACTGGAATGAACCCTTCGGATTAGGACTGGAAGTTTTGGAGGAACTAATAGAAATGAGCGAACCTTATCCCAACTTCAAACCTCTGACATTGAAAACCTCCCGTTATTCTGAGGCAGGTGGTGATCCTGTACAGGCAATCGTCTGGAGTATGGGTGAATTGATTGAAATACTTGATTCTGAGCAAGTGTCTGTTGATCGATTATTCCAAAGCATACTCCTTGAAGCGAGTATCGGCGAGTCTCATTTTGGTGAAATAGCCAGATTACGAGCATTTAGAGAAGCCATGTCAAGGTTAGCAGCCACTTATGATGTCCAGATTCCTGAGGAAAAATGGGAACTCATTGCTCAAACTGCTCAATGGTCTAAGTCAGTTCTTGATGTCCATACGAATCTTATTCGACAGACCTACGAGGCAATGGCTGGGGTGTTGGGTGGAGCAAATCACCTCTGGCTTAGGCCAATCCTAGAAGAGGACGCCGGAGAGCTGGAGCAAAGAATAGCGAGAAATGTATCCACTATTTTAAAAGAAGAGTCTTATTTGGATAAGATCATGGATCCTACAGCTGGGTCATTTTACATCGATTCACTTACCAGTACTTTGGTGGATATTCTAAAGAAAGGGTTGAAGGACCTAGTCGGAATGGGAGGTTGGCAATCCATCCTTGAAAAGGGATCAATCCATGAATCGGTTCGATCTCGAAGGCAGGCTATTCAACAGGCCTATTTTGATGGAGATTTCTCAAAAATTGGTGTAAATAAATACCCAGCCTTGCCTGTGCTTCAAAAGAATTATTCTCTGGATTATTTCGAGGAAAAGAGCAATGAACTCAATCCTACCCGTGCTTCCTATCTTGTTGAACTCAAAACTTTGGAGCAATGA
- the meaB gene encoding methylmalonyl Co-A mutase-associated GTPase MeaB — translation MRKRRSIEEYKAGLLASDRVVLSQAITLVESTLEADRTIAASLIQEILPHTGNSIRIGITGVPGVGKSTFIEAFGMLLLEAGKKVAVLAVDPSSQLSKGSILGDKTRMETLASDKRAFIRPSPSGMTLGGVSAKTRESMLLCEAAGFDVILIETVGVGQSETAVKHMVDFFLLLMLAGAGDELQGIKKGIMEMADALVIHKAEGANLEAAKKAKANYQNALHLFKESDKFWNTPVLLASSLAKLGLEEIWKMLLEYQEKMMRSGYWDENRANQRLQWLEDQIQDLLGEAFLRHPKVKDSLAKGKLLIQSGQLYPGVLAKELVRYFLDSGK, via the coding sequence ATGAGAAAAAGAAGGTCAATCGAAGAATATAAAGCGGGGCTCTTGGCTTCCGATCGAGTGGTACTAAGTCAGGCGATTACTTTGGTCGAAAGTACCTTGGAGGCAGATCGAACGATCGCTGCCTCATTAATCCAAGAAATCCTCCCTCATACGGGTAACTCGATTCGAATTGGGATCACTGGAGTTCCCGGAGTTGGGAAAAGTACCTTCATTGAGGCTTTTGGAATGCTGCTTTTGGAAGCAGGAAAGAAAGTGGCTGTATTGGCGGTAGATCCCAGTAGCCAATTGAGCAAAGGAAGTATTTTGGGGGATAAAACTAGGATGGAAACCTTGGCTTCTGACAAAAGGGCTTTTATTCGTCCTAGTCCTTCAGGTATGACCTTAGGAGGGGTGAGTGCCAAAACCAGAGAATCCATGCTTCTTTGTGAGGCGGCAGGCTTTGATGTGATCTTGATCGAAACGGTCGGTGTCGGTCAAAGTGAAACTGCTGTAAAGCATATGGTTGATTTTTTCCTGCTGTTAATGCTGGCTGGTGCTGGCGATGAATTGCAAGGAATTAAAAAGGGAATCATGGAAATGGCGGATGCCTTGGTAATCCACAAAGCTGAAGGCGCAAACCTTGAAGCCGCTAAAAAGGCAAAGGCCAATTATCAAAATGCCTTACATCTTTTTAAAGAATCTGATAAATTTTGGAATACGCCAGTTCTTTTAGCGTCTTCTTTGGCAAAACTCGGCTTGGAAGAAATCTGGAAAATGTTGCTCGAATACCAAGAGAAAATGATGCGGTCAGGGTATTGGGATGAAAATAGAGCTAACCAAAGATTGCAGTGGTTGGAAGATCAAATTCAAGATTTGTTGGGAGAGGCATTTCTCCGCCATCCGAAAGTCAAGGATTCTTTGGCAAAAGGAAAGTTACTTATACAATCAGGACAGCTTTATCCTGGTGTATTGGCCAAAGAATTGGTGAGATACTTTTTGGATTCGGGGAAATAA
- a CDS encoding CopD family protein: MGFEYIKALHIIFVVTWFAGLFYMVRLFIYQTEALEKPEAERNILKPQLDLMASRLWYIITWPSAILTLIFGAWVLSYRWGYMQLGFMHAKLAFVFLLYLYHGFSHVLFKELQAGKARWNSTKLRLWNEVATLLLFAIVFLIVLKSTLSMVWGIAGLIGLGVLLMIGIKLYKNYRTKNGE, from the coding sequence ATGGGATTCGAATACATCAAGGCGCTGCATATCATTTTTGTGGTCACCTGGTTTGCAGGTCTTTTTTATATGGTCCGACTTTTTATTTATCAAACTGAAGCTTTGGAAAAACCTGAGGCAGAACGGAACATTCTCAAACCTCAGTTGGATCTCATGGCAAGCCGCCTTTGGTATATTATTACCTGGCCTTCTGCCATCCTCACGCTAATTTTCGGCGCTTGGGTTCTAAGTTATCGATGGGGATATATGCAATTGGGATTCATGCACGCCAAACTAGCGTTTGTATTTTTGCTTTATCTCTACCACGGATTTTCCCATGTGCTCTTTAAAGAATTACAGGCTGGAAAAGCGAGATGGAATTCGACCAAACTCCGATTATGGAACGAAGTCGCGACTCTTTTGCTTTTTGCTATTGTATTCCTAATCGTTTTGAAAAGCACTCTAAGCATGGTTTGGGGTATAGCCGGACTAATTGGTCTCGGAGTTCTGCTAATGATTGGGATTAAATTGTACAAAAACTACCGAACTAAAAATGGGGAGTAG
- a CDS encoding ABC transporter ATP-binding protein, with amino-acid sequence MALQTQSLSFSHPGQPTIHFPDFRVDSQNPLLILGKSGSGKTTLLHLLCGLIRPKSGKVTLGTTVLSELSESQLDRFRGEKIGIVFQKPHLIAALNVRQNLELVPYFSKKKGKSAEELLSDLNLLGKKESSVLTLSEGEAQRVSIARALANSPELILADEPTSSLDDDHAEKVIRLLIDQSAKIGAILIIVTHDQRVKNQISNFIEVKAP; translated from the coding sequence ATGGCATTACAGACTCAATCTCTCTCATTTTCTCATCCTGGGCAACCGACCATTCACTTCCCTGATTTCAGGGTTGATTCACAGAATCCACTTTTGATTTTAGGGAAGTCAGGCAGTGGTAAGACTACACTTCTGCACTTGCTTTGTGGTTTGATCCGGCCCAAATCCGGAAAAGTGACTCTAGGAACTACGGTCCTATCTGAATTATCAGAATCCCAATTGGATCGATTTAGAGGAGAAAAAATTGGAATAGTTTTCCAAAAACCACACCTCATTGCCGCTTTGAATGTTCGGCAAAACTTGGAATTGGTTCCTTATTTTTCGAAGAAGAAAGGAAAAAGTGCAGAGGAATTACTCTCAGACTTGAATCTATTGGGAAAGAAGGAATCCTCTGTTTTGACGCTAAGTGAAGGGGAGGCGCAGCGGGTTTCTATTGCCAGAGCCTTGGCGAATTCTCCGGAGTTGATCTTAGCAGATGAGCCTACTTCCAGCCTGGATGATGATCATGCTGAAAAAGTGATTCGATTGCTCATCGATCAAAGTGCTAAAATCGGCGCAATCTTGATCATCGTGACTCATGATCAGCGCGTAAAAAATCAAATCTCCAACTTTATTGAAGTTAAGGCGCCATGA
- the dnaA gene encoding chromosomal replication initiator protein DnaA: protein MSSEASAVWNECLRVIEQHVNEQSFSTWFRPINPVKLEGSSLTIQVPSQFFYEWLEDNYVQVLKLAIKNTLGANGRLEYAVVVDKGNSSNQPYVVSYPQGNNQVKKAAPIESKTPFEIPSLDADLLTQSNLNPNYTFGTYIEGDCNRLARSAGFAVATKPGITSFNPLMVYGGVGLGKTHLVQAIGNEIKNGPEDKFVLYVSSEKFVNQFMDSIKDGNVKSFTNFYMQVDVLIIDDIQFLAGKDRTQEMFFHIFNHLHQNKKQIIMTSDCPPKDLKGLEERLLSRFKWGLTADLQMPDFETRVAIIRRKMQSEGIFIPDEVVEYLAYTVDTNVRELEGILISLIAHASLNRVEISLELAKTVIKNFIKDIETEVGIEFIQKSVSEYYGIHPDELKAKTRKKEIVIARQVAMYFSKEFTQHSLKSIGYHFGGRDHSTVIHAVQTVNDMIETDASFRNAVNELKKKFKMRSY from the coding sequence ATGAGTTCAGAAGCCAGTGCAGTTTGGAATGAGTGTTTGCGTGTTATCGAACAACACGTAAATGAACAGAGCTTTTCTACCTGGTTTAGACCTATTAACCCCGTCAAACTAGAAGGTTCAAGTTTGACTATTCAGGTACCCAGTCAGTTTTTTTATGAATGGCTGGAAGACAACTACGTACAAGTTTTAAAACTTGCGATTAAGAATACGCTTGGAGCCAATGGGCGTCTTGAATACGCCGTGGTGGTAGATAAAGGAAATTCCTCCAATCAGCCGTATGTCGTTTCCTATCCACAAGGAAATAATCAAGTCAAAAAGGCGGCACCCATCGAATCTAAAACTCCCTTTGAAATCCCTTCGCTAGATGCAGACTTGCTTACCCAAAGCAATCTAAACCCGAATTATACGTTCGGAACTTACATCGAAGGTGACTGTAACAGACTGGCTCGTTCAGCAGGTTTTGCAGTTGCTACCAAGCCCGGGATCACTTCGTTTAATCCGCTGATGGTTTATGGCGGAGTAGGATTGGGAAAAACTCACTTGGTACAAGCGATCGGAAACGAAATCAAAAACGGACCCGAGGACAAATTTGTACTTTATGTTTCCTCTGAAAAGTTTGTCAATCAATTCATGGATTCCATCAAAGATGGAAACGTGAAGAGCTTTACTAACTTTTACATGCAGGTGGATGTGTTGATTATTGATGACATTCAGTTCTTAGCAGGAAAGGATCGTACTCAGGAGATGTTCTTCCACATCTTCAACCACCTGCATCAGAACAAGAAGCAAATCATCATGACTTCCGACTGTCCTCCAAAAGATTTGAAGGGGTTGGAAGAGCGTCTACTTTCCCGATTCAAATGGGGACTGACAGCAGATTTGCAAATGCCGGACTTCGAAACCAGAGTAGCAATCATCCGGAGAAAAATGCAATCCGAGGGAATATTTATTCCAGACGAAGTAGTGGAATACCTTGCCTATACCGTGGACACCAATGTGCGTGAACTGGAAGGCATCCTGATTTCTTTGATTGCGCATGCTTCGCTTAACCGTGTTGAAATCAGCTTGGAGTTGGCTAAAACCGTAATCAAAAACTTCATCAAAGACATTGAAACTGAGGTAGGAATTGAGTTTATCCAAAAGTCAGTTTCAGAATATTACGGGATTCACCCTGACGAACTCAAGGCAAAAACTCGAAAGAAAGAAATCGTGATTGCTCGTCAAGTGGCCATGTACTTTTCTAAAGAGTTTACCCAACATTCTTTAAAATCGATCGGATACCATTTTGGAGGCCGCGACCATAGTACTGTGATTCACGCTGTACAAACTGTGAACGACATGATCGAAACAGATGCTAGCTTCCGAAATGCGGTCAACGAACTCAAGAAAAAATTCAAAATGAGATCGTATTGA
- a CDS encoding ABC transporter permease yields MNLLKISWRYLLFKPFSTGLNVLILALGLAIITVLLLIQDQFEKKMNQDAQGIDLVVGAKGSPLQLVLSSVYHLDFPTGNIKMEDAQRLSKNRLVKNVIPLALGDNFQGFRIVGTNHDYLELYQSEFEQGQAWEKPFEVTLGAEVAQKLQLKLGDTFTSSHGISVGSHEHDAFSFQVTGVLKAQGNVVDRLILTSIESVWYAHDEETGEESDHEEAHDHESMASKLSESIAPKGFPYSDQEREVTSLLLQFRNPMAAIQLPRMINSGTAMQAASPSFEMSRLFELLGVGISLLQGIAVVLILVSGLGIFIALYNSLKERTYDLAILRVMGASRFQLVLLVFLEGLMLTGIGAVLGIFLGHSFLAVLVLQADQSAVSILQPWIFLQQELWIVGYALVTGIIASLIPAWSAYQTSIAKQLTKA; encoded by the coding sequence ATGAATCTCTTGAAAATTAGCTGGAGATACTTGCTGTTTAAGCCGTTCTCTACCGGTCTCAATGTTCTTATTCTGGCATTAGGTCTTGCGATCATTACAGTCCTGCTTTTGATTCAAGATCAGTTTGAAAAGAAAATGAATCAGGATGCCCAAGGGATTGATTTGGTCGTTGGAGCCAAAGGCAGTCCTTTGCAATTGGTGCTTTCCTCTGTGTATCATCTGGATTTTCCCACCGGAAATATCAAGATGGAAGACGCTCAACGACTTTCAAAAAACAGATTGGTAAAAAATGTGATTCCACTTGCTTTGGGAGACAATTTTCAAGGATTTCGAATCGTTGGGACCAATCATGATTATTTGGAGTTGTATCAATCAGAGTTTGAACAAGGCCAAGCTTGGGAAAAACCTTTTGAAGTAACACTTGGGGCAGAGGTAGCCCAAAAGCTTCAATTAAAGCTTGGAGATACCTTCACCAGCAGTCATGGAATCAGTGTGGGAAGTCACGAGCATGATGCTTTTTCGTTTCAAGTGACTGGTGTTTTGAAAGCCCAAGGCAATGTGGTGGACAGATTGATTTTGACCAGTATTGAATCCGTTTGGTATGCGCATGATGAGGAGACCGGAGAGGAATCTGATCATGAAGAGGCCCACGATCACGAGTCCATGGCTTCTAAACTAAGCGAGTCGATTGCTCCTAAAGGCTTTCCTTATAGTGACCAAGAACGAGAGGTTACTTCCTTGCTTTTGCAATTCAGAAATCCCATGGCGGCGATTCAACTTCCCCGAATGATCAACTCAGGAACCGCCATGCAAGCCGCCTCCCCGTCGTTTGAAATGTCGCGCTTATTTGAGCTCTTGGGCGTAGGAATAAGTTTGCTTCAGGGGATTGCAGTTGTTTTAATTTTGGTTTCTGGTTTGGGGATATTTATCGCGCTTTATAATTCGCTCAAAGAGCGGACGTATGACCTTGCCATTCTTCGCGTTATGGGCGCTTCAAGATTTCAATTGGTCCTTCTTGTCTTTTTGGAAGGCTTGATGCTTACTGGAATTGGAGCAGTGTTGGGGATTTTCTTGGGACATTCCTTTTTAGCGGTCTTGGTGTTACAGGCGGATCAGTCCGCGGTTTCGATCCTTCAGCCATGGATTTTTCTCCAACAAGAACTTTGGATTGTAGGTTATGCGTTAGTGACAGGAATCATTGCCTCCTTGATTCCGGCATGGTCAGCTTATCAAACAAGTATTGCAAAGCAATTAACAAAGGCGTAA
- a CDS encoding aminotransferase class IV, with protein sequence MKPFCFADGEFIPTDKATIHPSDLGLIRGYGIFDFFRTVNYQALFLEHYLDRFITSAEKTYLPLPYSREQLRQIIQDLIEKNNLEQGGIRMVLSGGVSENHFSPAEGKLFMFAENLSFPSPEKYAEGIKLLTLEYVRPIADIKTTNYTLPVWHSVHWKKLGAEDVLYHWNGWVSESSRSNFFIVKDGVLHTPDQHILMGITRKHILQVADQVVIRPISLEEVWDADEAFISSTTKVLLPVTQLDDRPVGSGKVGPVTMGILERFRELEKSLIS encoded by the coding sequence ATGAAACCATTTTGTTTTGCCGACGGAGAATTTATCCCTACCGATAAAGCTACCATCCATCCCTCCGACCTTGGACTTATCAGAGGATATGGGATTTTCGATTTTTTCAGAACAGTCAATTATCAAGCTCTATTTTTAGAGCATTACCTGGATCGATTCATCACCTCAGCTGAAAAGACTTACCTTCCTTTACCCTATTCCAGAGAACAACTCCGGCAAATCATCCAGGATCTGATTGAAAAGAACAATTTAGAACAGGGAGGAATCCGCATGGTATTAAGTGGAGGAGTTTCAGAAAACCACTTCTCTCCTGCCGAAGGGAAACTCTTTATGTTTGCAGAAAATTTAAGTTTTCCTTCACCTGAAAAATATGCAGAAGGAATCAAGTTATTGACCTTGGAGTATGTCCGACCGATCGCTGACATTAAAACCACCAATTACACCCTTCCTGTTTGGCATAGTGTGCATTGGAAAAAACTAGGTGCCGAAGACGTGCTTTATCATTGGAATGGCTGGGTAAGCGAAAGCTCCCGAAGTAATTTTTTCATCGTAAAAGATGGTGTCCTTCACACCCCTGATCAGCATATTTTGATGGGAATCACTCGAAAACATATTTTGCAAGTAGCGGATCAAGTTGTGATTCGACCAATTTCTTTAGAAGAAGTTTGGGATGCTGACGAGGCGTTTATCTCCTCTACGACCAAAGTCTTGTTGCCAGTCACTCAGCTTGACGATCGGCCAGTTGGATCTGGGAAAGTAGGCCCAGTAACCATGGGAATTTTAGAAAGATTCCGTGAACTCGAAAAATCCTTAATCAGCTAA